A window of Symphalangus syndactylus isolate Jambi chromosome 24, NHGRI_mSymSyn1-v2.1_pri, whole genome shotgun sequence contains these coding sequences:
- the SPO11 gene encoding meiotic recombination protein SPO11 isoform X2: protein MAFAPMGPEASFFEVLDRHRESLLAALRRGGREPPSGGSRLASRFEDSVGLQMVSHCTMRKIKSDSPKSAQKFALILKILSMIYKLVQSNTYATKRDIYYTDSQLFGNQTVVDNIINDISCMLKVSRRSLHILSTSKGLIAGNLRYIEEDGTKVNCTCGATAVAVPSNIQGIRNLVTDAKFVLIVEKDATFQRLLDDNFCNKLSPCIMITGKGVPDLNTRLLVKKLWDTFHVPVFTLVDADPHGIEIMCIYKYGSMSMSFEAHHLTVPAIRWLGLLPSDLKRLNVPKDSLIPLTKRDQMKLDSILRRPYVTCQPFWRKEMEIMADSKMKAEIQALTFLSSDYLSRVYLPNKLKFGGWI, encoded by the exons ATGGCCTTTGCACCTATGGGGCCCGAGGCCTCGTTCTTCGAGGTTTTGGACCGACACAGGGAGTCCCTGCTGGCTGCCCTGAGGAGAGGTGGCAGGGAGCCCCCAAGTGGGGGAAGCCGCCTGGCCTCCAG GTTTGAAGATTCTGTGGGTCTTCAGATGGTATCCCATTGCACCATGAGAAAGATCAAAAGTGATTCACCAAAATCAGCTCAAAAATTTG cTCTAATCCTTAAAATATTGTCCATGATTTATAAATTAGTACAGAGCAACACTTACGCAACCAAAAG ggACATATATTACACTGACAGCCAACTCTTTGGTAACCAGACTGTCGTTGACAATATTATCAATGACATTTCTTGTATGTTAAAAGTGTCAAGGAGGAGTCTACATATA TTATCTACATCAAAAGGTTTAATTGCTGGCAACTTAAGATATATCGAGGAAGATGGCACCAAAGTGAATTGTACCTGTGGTGCAACG gctgttgCTGTGCCATCGAATATTCAAGGAATTCGGA ATTTAGTTACAGATGCAAAGTTTGTATTAATTGTAGAAAAAGATGCAACATTTCAGCGGCTTCTAGATGACAACTTTTGCAACAAATTGTCTCCATGCATTATGATTACG GGAAAGGGAGTTCCTGATCTAAACACAAGACTTTTAGTCAAGAAACTGTGGGATACGTTTCATGTTCCTGTTTTCACTCTTGTAGATGCTGATCCACATG GCATAGAAATAATGTGCATCTATAAGTATGGATCTATG tCTATGTCTTTTGAAGCTCATCATCTGACAGTTCCAGCTATTAGATGGCTTGGTCTTCTCCCTTCTGATCTTAAAAG ATTAAATGTACCTAAAGATAGTTTGATTCCACTGACAAAAAGGGACCAAATGAAACTTGACAGTATCCTGAGGAGACCTTATGTTACCTGCCAACCATTTTGGAGAAAAGAA ATGGAAATAATGGCAGACtctaaaatgaaggcagaaattcaAGCTTTGACTTTCCTATCATCAGATTATCTTTCCAGAGTGTACTTACCTAACAAATTAAAATTTGGAGgatggatataa
- the SPO11 gene encoding meiotic recombination protein SPO11 isoform X1 has translation MAFAPMGPEASFFEVLDRHRESLLAALRRGGREPPSGGSRLASSSEVLASIENIIQDIITSLARNEAPAFTIDNRSSWENIKFEDSVGLQMVSHCTMRKIKSDSPKSAQKFALILKILSMIYKLVQSNTYATKRDIYYTDSQLFGNQTVVDNIINDISCMLKVSRRSLHILSTSKGLIAGNLRYIEEDGTKVNCTCGATAVAVPSNIQGIRNLVTDAKFVLIVEKDATFQRLLDDNFCNKLSPCIMITGKGVPDLNTRLLVKKLWDTFHVPVFTLVDADPHGIEIMCIYKYGSMSMSFEAHHLTVPAIRWLGLLPSDLKRLNVPKDSLIPLTKRDQMKLDSILRRPYVTCQPFWRKEMEIMADSKMKAEIQALTFLSSDYLSRVYLPNKLKFGGWI, from the exons ATGGCCTTTGCACCTATGGGGCCCGAGGCCTCGTTCTTCGAGGTTTTGGACCGACACAGGGAGTCCCTGCTGGCTGCCCTGAGGAGAGGTGGCAGGGAGCCCCCAAGTGGGGGAAGCCGCCTGGCCTCCAG TTCTGAGGTTCTTGCATCTATAGAAAATATTATCCAAGACATAATCACAAGCTTGGCAAGAAATGAAGCACCTGCATTCACGATAGACAACAGATCAAGCTGGGAAAACATAAA GTTTGAAGATTCTGTGGGTCTTCAGATGGTATCCCATTGCACCATGAGAAAGATCAAAAGTGATTCACCAAAATCAGCTCAAAAATTTG cTCTAATCCTTAAAATATTGTCCATGATTTATAAATTAGTACAGAGCAACACTTACGCAACCAAAAG ggACATATATTACACTGACAGCCAACTCTTTGGTAACCAGACTGTCGTTGACAATATTATCAATGACATTTCTTGTATGTTAAAAGTGTCAAGGAGGAGTCTACATATA TTATCTACATCAAAAGGTTTAATTGCTGGCAACTTAAGATATATCGAGGAAGATGGCACCAAAGTGAATTGTACCTGTGGTGCAACG gctgttgCTGTGCCATCGAATATTCAAGGAATTCGGA ATTTAGTTACAGATGCAAAGTTTGTATTAATTGTAGAAAAAGATGCAACATTTCAGCGGCTTCTAGATGACAACTTTTGCAACAAATTGTCTCCATGCATTATGATTACG GGAAAGGGAGTTCCTGATCTAAACACAAGACTTTTAGTCAAGAAACTGTGGGATACGTTTCATGTTCCTGTTTTCACTCTTGTAGATGCTGATCCACATG GCATAGAAATAATGTGCATCTATAAGTATGGATCTATG tCTATGTCTTTTGAAGCTCATCATCTGACAGTTCCAGCTATTAGATGGCTTGGTCTTCTCCCTTCTGATCTTAAAAG ATTAAATGTACCTAAAGATAGTTTGATTCCACTGACAAAAAGGGACCAAATGAAACTTGACAGTATCCTGAGGAGACCTTATGTTACCTGCCAACCATTTTGGAGAAAAGAA ATGGAAATAATGGCAGACtctaaaatgaaggcagaaattcaAGCTTTGACTTTCCTATCATCAGATTATCTTTCCAGAGTGTACTTACCTAACAAATTAAAATTTGGAGgatggatataa